A stretch of the Lolium perenne isolate Kyuss_39 chromosome 3, Kyuss_2.0, whole genome shotgun sequence genome encodes the following:
- the LOC127341542 gene encoding uncharacterized protein yields MAPHPRLRLLPLLLAVALGLGTAAPAPDASDRADPDPYSILTWHDYSPPSPPPPPPAPAAPAATCADDLHGKGDFSTTCEVSSEVTLRGDIYIAGSGSLVLNSGAALTCERPGCVVSANLSGEVRIGRGVRVVAGKVSLSAANITIADTVVLNATGLAGDPPDRTSGVPTGTHGDGGGHGGRGASCYVKDGQTQEDSWGGDAYAWSDLEHPFSYGSKGGSTSVEKDYGGGGGGILWLFATDLLMNGTMLADGGDSSEKGGGGSGGSIFIKAETMHGSGKISASGGNGLAGGGGGRVSINVFSRHDDTQTLVHGGRSSGCPDNAGAAGTLYDAVPKSLDVSNNNMSTQTDTLLLEFPNQPLWTNVNIRNKAKVAVPLLWSRVQVQGQLSLKSGATLSFGLTRYPYSEFELMAEELLMSDSTIKVFGALRMSVKMLLMWNSRMSINGGGAVVGSSLLDASNLIVLKESSVIHSTANLGVRGQGLLNLSGDGDMIEAPRLILSLFYSIRVGPGSILRGPLINGSNGDVSPKLNCEDESCPVEIIYPPEDCNLNSSLSFTLQVCRVEDIDVWGLVQGTVVHFNRARSVTVHTSGTISATGLGCKSGIGRGRLSSSGLSGGGGHGGKGGSGFVNGSRAEGGTTYGNADLPCELGSGSGNDTTGSSTAGGGIIVLGSWEYSLPSLTVYGTLESDGGSSIDAVTNASIGPGGGSGGTVLLFVRSLTLAESSVLSSAGGFGRAGSGGGGGGRIHFHWSNIPTGDEYIPVAAIEGSILASGGMSNGPGFPGENGTITGRACPKGLYGTFCKECPLGTYKNVTGSSKSLCFECPSSELPNRAVYTSVRGGAAETPCPYICVSDRYRMPHCYTALEELIYTFGGPWLFGLLLSGLLILLALVLSVARMKFVGTDELPGPAPTQQGSQIDHSFPFLESLNEVLETNRAEESHGHVHRMYFMGPNTFSEPWHLPHTPPEQITEIVYEDAFNRFVDEINTLAAYQWWEGSVYSILCILAYPLAWSWQQWRRRKKLQRLREFVRSEYDHSCLRSCRSRALYEGLKVTATPDLMLGYLDFFLGGDEKRPDLPPRLRQRFPMSLIFGGDGSYMAPFSLHSDSVLTSLLSQAVPSSIWHRLVAGLNAQLRLVRHGNLKVTFLPVLNWLETHANPALAVNGVRVDLAWFQATTLGYCQLGLVVYAVEGEPVTAELDGSPRIKIEQHSIVQDMLADAQLSHSRVKDALMRKRITGGILDSNTLRTLKDRRDLLYPFSLILHNTKPVGHQDLVGLVISILLLADFSLVLLTFLQLYSYSMADVLLVLFVLPLGILSPFPAGINALFSHGPRRSAGLARVYALWNITSLVNVVVALICGFVHYKSSTKAHPSTQPWNLGTDESGWWLFPTGLILLKCIQARLVDWHVSNLEIQDRAVYSNDPSIFWQS; encoded by the exons ATGGCCCCCCACccgcgcctccgcctcctcccgcTGCTCCTCGCCGTCGCCCTCGGCCTCGGGACTGCCGCCCCCGCCCCGGACGCCTCAGATCGGGCGGACCCGGACCCGTACTCGATCCTAACCTGGCACGACtactcgccgccgtcgccgccgcccccgccgccggcgccggcggcgccggcggccacCTGCGCCGACGACCTCCACGGGAAGGGCGACTTCAGCACCACCTGCGAGGTCTCCTCGGAGGTCACCCTCCGCGGCGACATCTACATCGCCGGCAGCGGCAGCCTGGTGCTCAACTCCGGGGCCGCCCTCACCTGCGAGCGCCCCGGGTGCGTCGTCTCCGCCAACCTCTCCGGCGAGGTCCGCATCGGCCGCGGCGTGCGCGTCGTGGCCGGGAAGGTCTCCCTCTCGGCCGCCAACATCACGATCGCCGACACGGTCGTCCTCAACGCCACCGGCCTCGCCGGCGACCCGCCCGACCGCACCAGCGGCGTCCCCACGGGCACGCACGGCGACGGCGGGGGCCACGGCGGCCGCGGCGCCAGCTGCTACGTCAAGGACGGGCAGACGCAGGAGGACTCGTGGGGCGGGGACGCATACGCGTGGTCCGACCTCGAGCACCCGTTTAGCTACGGGAGCAAAGGGGGCTCCACCAGTGTTGAGAAGgactacggcggcggcggcggcggaatatTGTGGCTCTTTGCCACGGACCTGTTGATGAATGGTACAATGCTTGCCGATGGTGGGGATAGCAGCGAGAAGGGCGGGGGTGGCTCTGGCGGGAGCATCTTCATCAAGGCTGAGACTAT GCATGGCAGTGGCAAAATCAGTGCTTCTGGCGGCAACGGTTTGGCTGGGGGTGGCGGAGGACGGGTTTCGATTAACGTTTTCAGTAGGCATGATGACACCCAGACATTGGTTCATG GTGGACGGAGTTCTGGCTGTCCGGATAATGCTGGAGCTGCTGGAACTCTTTACGATGCAGTACCTAAAAGTCTTGATGTTAGCAACAATAACATGAGTACACAGACTGATACTCTCCTGTTAGAGTTCCCAAATCAGCCACTATGGACAAACGTTAATATCAGGAATAAGGCCAAAGTTGCTGTTCCCTTGCTCTGGAGTCGTGTTCAG GTCCAAGGGCAACTTAGCCTAAAATCTGGTGCTACTCTATCTTTTGGATTGACCCGTTATCCGTACTCGGAGTTTGAACTAATGGCCGAGGAGCTTCTTATGAGTGACTCAACAATCAAG GTGTTCGGTGCGTTGAGAATGTCTGTGAAGATGCTCCTCATGTGGAACTCCAGAATGTCAATTAATGGTGGTGGAGCAGTAGTTGGATCTTCCTTACTGGATGCGAGCAATTTGATAGTTCTAAAG GAATCATCTGTGATACATTCTACTGCTAATCTTGGAGTTCGCGGTCAAGGACTGCTGAATTTATCTGGAGATGGAGACATGATAGAGGCACCACGCCTTATTTTGTCACTGTTCTACAGCATACGC GTTGGACCTGGCTCCATTTTACGGGGTCCACTTATAAATGGAAGTAACGGCGATGT GTCCCCAAAGCTGAACTGTGAAGACGAGAGCTGTCCTGTAGAAATAATTTATCCACCGGAAGATTGCAATCTGAATTCTTCACTGTCATTTACTCTTCAG GTATGCCGTGTAGAAGATATTGATGTCTGGGGTCTCGTACAAGGCACTGTAGTTCATTTCAATAGGGCAAGAAGTGTTACCGTGCACACATCTGGCACCATCAGCGCAACAGGCTTGG GATGCAAAAGTGGAATAGGACGGGGAAGATTGTCGAGTAGCGgcttaagtggtggtggtggacaCGGTGGTAAAGGGGGAAGCGGTTTTGTTAATGGAAGCCGTGCTGAGGGTGGAACTACATATGGTAATGCTGATTTGCCTTGTGAACTTGGCAGTGGCAGTGGCAATGACACCACAGGGTCTTCCACAGCTGGTGGTGGTATAATAG TGTTGGGTTCGTGGGAGTATTCTTTGCCAAGCCTCACGGTCTATGGTACACTAGAATCAGATGGTGGCAGTTCGATCGATGCTGTAACTAATGCCTCTATTGGACCTGGAGGTGGTTCTGGAGGTACAGTTCTTCTATTTGTGCGTTCATTGACCCTAGCAGAGAGTTCCGTCCTTTCAAGTGCTGGAGGCTTTGGAAGAGCTGgcagtggtggtggaggagggggaAGGATTCACTTTCATTGGTCTAACATTCCTACTGGAGATGAATATATTCCTGTTGCAGCTATTGAAGGATCAATACTTGCAAG CGGAGGAATGAGCAATGGGCCAGGATTTCCTGGTGAGAATGGAACAATTACAGGAAGAGCTTGCCCAAAAGGTCTTTATGGTACATTTTGCAAG gaatGCCCTTTGGGAACATACAAGAATGTTACCGGATCTTCGAAATCTCTCTGCTTTGAATGCCCTTCAAGCGAACTCCCTAACCGTGCTGTGTACACAAGTGTGCGAG GTGGCGCTGCTGAAACTCCATGCCCGTACATATGTGTGTCAGATAGATATCGCATGCCTCACTGTTATACTGCTCTGGAAGAGTTAATATACACTTTTGGTGGACCTTGGTTATTCGGTCTACTTCTTTCAGGCCTTCTTATTTTGTTAGCTCTTGTTTTAAGTGTTGCTCGGATGAAATTTGTTGGCACTGACGAGTTACCTGGGCCAGCACCAACTCAACAGGGGTCGCAAATTGACCACTCCTTCCCTTTTCTGGAATCACTAAATGAG GTCCTGGAAACTAATAGAGCTGAAGAATCGCATGGTCATGTACACAGGATGTATTTCATGGGCCCGAACACCTTCAGTGAACCTTGGCATCTCCCACACACCCCTCCAGAACAGATTACAGAGATTGT GTACGAGGATGCATTTAATCGATTTGTTGATGAGATAAACACCCTTGCAGCTTATCAGTGGTGGGAAGGATCAGTTTACAGTATCCTCTGTATACTTGCGTACCCATTGGCTTGGTCATGGCAGCAGTGGCGTAGAAGAAAAAAATTACAAAGACTTCGCGAATTTGTCCGCTCTGAGTATGATCATTCATGCTTACGGTCTTGCCGTTCGCGTGCGCTTTATGAAGGTCTCAAG GTGACTGCAACCCCAGATCTGATGTTGGGATATTTAGATTTCTTCCTTGGGGGTGATGAGAAAAGACCTGATCTTCCACCTAGACTTCGTCAAAGGTTTCCAATGTCCTTGATTTTTGGTGGTGATGGAAGTTACATGGCTCCATTTTCACTACATAGTGACAGTGTGCTCACTAGTCTTCTGAGCCAG GCTGTACCTTCTTCGATATGGCACCGTCTTGTAGCTGGATTGAATGCTCAATTGCGTTTGGTACGACATGGAAATCTCAAAGTAACATTTCTTCCTGTACTTAATTGGCTTGAAACCCATGCAAATCCGGCTTTGGCCGTGAATGGTGTCCGTGTCGATCTTGCCTGGTTCCAAGCTACAACATTGGGGTATTGCCAACTTGGTCTTGTCGTTTATGCTGTTGAAGGAGAACCAGTGACAGCTGAACTTGATGGTAGCCCTAGAATTAAAATTGAGCAGCATTCAAT AGTGCAGGACATGCTTGCTGATGCTCAACTAAGCCACTCAAGGGTTAAGGATGCTCTTATGCGCAAGAGGATTACTGGTGGAATTCTAGATAGTAATACCTTAAGGACACTCAAAGACAGAAGGGATCTTCTGTATCCGTTTTCTCTTATCTTGCACAACACTAAACCAGTTGGGCATCAG GATCTTGTTGGCTTAGTAATCTCAATATTACTTCTCGCAGATTTCAGCTTAGTGCTGCTGACATTTCTCCAGCTATATTCATACTCTATGGCTGATGTTCTCTTAGTCTTGTTTGTTCTTCCTCTTGGGATACTATCTCCTTTTCCTGCTGGAATAAATGCTCTTTTTAGTCATGGACCACGCCGCTCAGCAGGCCTTGCTCGCGTATATGCATTGTGGAACATTACTTCACTGGTCaatgtt GTTGTGGCTTTGATATGCGGTTTCGTACACTATAAGTCGTCAACCAAAGCACATCCAAGCACGCAGCCATGGAACCTGGGAAC GGATGAAAGTGGCTGGTGGCTGTTTCCGACTGGACTCATCTTGTTGAAATGCATTCAAGCAAGGCTTGTTGATTGGCATGTCAGTAATCTAGAGATACAAGACCGAGCCGTATACAGTAATGACCCGAGCATATTCTGGCAGTCATGA